Proteins from a genomic interval of Pseudomonas silesiensis:
- the pseG gene encoding UDP-2,4-diacetamido-2,4,6-trideoxy-beta-L-altropyranose hydrolase, with protein sequence MQPLKVAFRVDASLQIGTGHVMRCLTLADALKLQGSECQFICREHPGNLIDHILSKGFQVHVLPLKGPTTANLSDVSVSPAEPQPAHATWLGSTQEEDADKCTAILSEQIFDWLIVDHYALDARWETALKAHYQKLMVIDDLADRPHQCDLLLDQTFGRDSNDYTPWVPDTCTLLCGSEYSLLRPEFAALRCYSLQRRRDWKLEHLLITMGGVDKDNATGQILEALKSTKLPDNCHITVVMGATAPWLEDVRLQALQMPWPTTVKAGISDMAQLMADSDLAIGAAGATSWERCCLGLPTLMLVLAANQRKVAHGLEHAGAVQVLQGPEEISTRLPHLLNELVSSPCLRERMSRAATEIADGHGVASIIQQLGSKLTANVPTGSRVRSMTREDLELVLGWRNHDEVRRYMYTQDEISLADHTRWFEKASQDASRHLLIFEDDGVPLGFINIHKIAPGGIADWGFYAAPEAPRGTGRRLGEAALQYAFSHAALHKICGQALSYNERSIKFHLKLGFQQEGSLREQHFDGQRYQDVVCFGLLATDWQANN encoded by the coding sequence ATGCAGCCGTTAAAGGTCGCTTTCCGCGTCGATGCCTCACTGCAAATAGGCACGGGGCATGTCATGCGTTGCCTGACGTTGGCCGATGCGCTCAAGTTGCAAGGCAGTGAATGCCAGTTCATTTGCCGCGAACATCCGGGCAACTTGATCGATCACATCCTCAGCAAAGGCTTTCAAGTTCATGTCTTACCTCTCAAGGGGCCGACAACAGCGAACTTGAGTGACGTTTCTGTGTCACCTGCAGAACCGCAACCGGCCCATGCCACCTGGCTGGGCTCCACTCAAGAAGAAGACGCTGACAAATGCACCGCTATTTTAAGTGAGCAGATATTTGACTGGCTGATCGTTGACCACTATGCGCTTGATGCTCGCTGGGAAACTGCACTGAAGGCGCATTACCAAAAATTGATGGTAATTGACGATCTAGCCGACCGCCCTCATCAGTGCGATCTTCTGCTGGATCAAACTTTCGGTCGGGATTCCAACGACTACACACCTTGGGTCCCTGACACTTGTACCCTGCTCTGCGGCTCAGAATACTCCTTGCTTCGGCCCGAGTTTGCGGCCTTGCGTTGCTACAGCTTGCAGCGTCGGAGAGATTGGAAACTCGAACACCTGCTCATCACCATGGGCGGCGTGGACAAGGACAACGCCACCGGGCAAATTCTGGAAGCGCTCAAATCCACTAAATTGCCCGACAATTGCCATATAACCGTGGTCATGGGGGCCACAGCTCCCTGGCTGGAAGACGTTCGTCTGCAAGCCTTGCAAATGCCTTGGCCCACAACCGTCAAGGCCGGCATCAGCGATATGGCGCAACTGATGGCCGACAGCGACCTGGCGATCGGTGCTGCCGGCGCCACTTCTTGGGAGCGCTGTTGCCTGGGCTTGCCAACCCTGATGTTGGTACTGGCAGCCAATCAACGCAAAGTTGCTCACGGCCTTGAGCATGCGGGAGCAGTTCAGGTACTTCAAGGCCCCGAAGAAATATCGACCCGTCTTCCTCATCTGCTGAACGAACTTGTATCATCGCCGTGCCTGCGAGAACGCATGAGCAGGGCAGCCACAGAAATTGCGGACGGTCACGGAGTGGCAAGCATTATCCAACAATTAGGTTCTAAATTGACTGCAAACGTACCGACAGGATCGCGGGTACGGTCGATGACCCGCGAGGATCTCGAATTAGTACTGGGATGGCGCAATCATGACGAGGTACGTCGCTATATGTACACCCAGGATGAAATCAGCCTCGCCGATCACACTCGCTGGTTCGAAAAGGCCTCTCAGGACGCCAGCCGTCACCTGCTGATTTTCGAAGACGATGGCGTTCCTCTTGGTTTTATCAATATTCATAAAATCGCTCCCGGCGGCATAGCTGATTGGGGGTTTTACGCGGCCCCCGAGGCACCACGAGGTACAGGTCGCCGGTTAGGCGAAGCCGCACTGCAATACGCCTTCAGCCACGCGGCACTGCACAAGATCTGCGGCCAAGCACTTTCGTATAATGAGCGCTCCATCAAGTTTCACTTGAAACTTGGCTTCCAACAGGAAGGCTCCCTGCGTGAACAACACTTCGACGGTCAGCGTTATCAGGATGTCGTGTGTTTCGGGCTTTTAGCCACAGACTGGCAAGCAAATAATTAA
- a CDS encoding capsule biosynthesis GfcC family protein, which translates to MILRSSWLLCCSLFMTFAVNADSLVTVQGDAAKPGRYSFQEGMRLHDVLLPAQVNPKAYLLGAAWLHVPLRNAQERLKLGVLFDLATVRSNALQDDQTELAELAARLSDKVQAMPVTGRRVAQLDPVRVELNRGDNPYLSNGDVLLYPARPITVKVLGAVLGECELAYKPLQPATDYLKSCPRDPGADADQLFIVQPDGRVFQQGIALWNETKSVPPAPGARIYVPLRSSAKGDPTPDLNTELAAFIATQPLLEVTP; encoded by the coding sequence ATGATTCTTCGTTCCTCCTGGCTGCTTTGCTGCAGCCTGTTCATGACGTTTGCCGTAAATGCTGACTCGCTGGTCACTGTGCAGGGCGATGCCGCCAAACCCGGGCGTTACTCGTTCCAGGAAGGCATGCGCCTGCATGACGTTTTGTTGCCAGCCCAGGTTAATCCAAAGGCGTACTTGCTCGGTGCTGCGTGGTTGCATGTCCCGCTGCGCAATGCGCAGGAGCGCCTAAAGTTGGGCGTACTGTTCGATCTCGCAACTGTGCGTAGCAACGCATTGCAGGACGATCAAACCGAGTTGGCCGAGCTCGCCGCGCGCCTCAGCGACAAAGTGCAAGCCATGCCGGTGACAGGCCGGAGGGTGGCTCAGCTTGATCCGGTGCGGGTCGAACTGAATCGTGGTGATAACCCGTACCTGAGCAATGGTGATGTGCTGCTCTACCCTGCCCGCCCTATCACAGTGAAGGTTTTGGGTGCAGTGCTGGGTGAATGCGAGTTGGCGTACAAGCCTTTGCAGCCGGCCACTGACTATTTAAAAAGCTGTCCTCGTGATCCTGGTGCCGACGCTGATCAGCTCTTTATCGTCCAGCCGGATGGGCGCGTTTTCCAGCAAGGCATTGCACTCTGGAACGAAACAAAATCCGTCCCGCCCGCGCCGGGAGCACGTATTTATGTGCCGCTGCGCAGTAGCGCCAAGGGCGATCCTACGCCTGACCTGAACACCGAACTGGCTGCTTTCATCGCCACCCAGCCACTGCTGGAGGTGACGCCATGA
- the galU gene encoding UTP--glucose-1-phosphate uridylyltransferase GalU, with product MIKKCLFPAAGYGTRFLPATKAMPKEMLPVVNKPLIQYGVEEALDAGLTEISIVTGRGKRALEDHFDISYELENQIKGTDKEKYLVGIRKLLDNCSFSYTRQTEMKGLGHAILTGRPLIGDEPFAVVLADDLCVNLDGDGVLTQMVKLYKQFRCSIVAIQEVDPQETHKYGVIAGEMIRDDIYRVHSMVEKPKPEDAPSNLAIIGRYILTPDIFDLLEDTEPGKGGEIQITDALMKQAQNGCVMAYKFKGKRFDCGGAEGYIDATNFCFENFYKTGKAY from the coding sequence ATGATCAAAAAATGCCTGTTCCCAGCAGCCGGTTACGGCACTCGCTTCCTCCCAGCGACCAAAGCCATGCCCAAAGAAATGCTGCCGGTGGTAAACAAGCCACTGATCCAGTACGGCGTCGAAGAAGCACTGGACGCCGGTTTGACCGAAATCTCCATCGTCACCGGTCGTGGTAAACGCGCCCTGGAAGACCACTTCGACATCAGCTACGAGCTGGAAAACCAGATCAAGGGCACCGACAAGGAAAAGTACCTGGTCGGCATCCGCAAGCTGCTCGACAACTGCTCGTTCTCCTACACGCGCCAGACCGAAATGAAAGGCCTGGGCCACGCGATCCTGACCGGCCGCCCACTGATCGGCGACGAACCCTTCGCCGTGGTCCTGGCGGATGACTTGTGCGTCAACCTCGACGGTGACGGCGTACTGACCCAGATGGTCAAGCTGTACAAGCAGTTCCGCTGCTCGATCGTCGCCATCCAGGAAGTCGATCCGCAGGAAACCCACAAGTACGGCGTGATTGCCGGCGAAATGATCCGCGACGACATCTACCGCGTGCACAGCATGGTCGAGAAGCCAAAGCCTGAAGATGCACCGTCGAACCTGGCGATCATCGGTCGCTACATCCTGACCCCGGACATCTTCGACCTGCTCGAAGATACCGAACCAGGCAAGGGTGGTGAAATCCAGATCACCGACGCCCTGATGAAGCAGGCACAAAACGGCTGCGTGATGGCCTACAAGTTCAAGGGCAAGCGTTTTGACTGCGGTGGCGCTGAAGGCTACATCGATGCGACCAACTTCTGCTTCGAGAACTTCTACAAGACGGGCAAGGCTTACTGA
- a CDS encoding YjbH domain-containing protein, which yields MKYHLIPCLLLGCCTWAVAEPRYTQSDFGGVGLLQTPSARMAPAGELSLTASRTDPYSRYSVSFQPFDWLEGSFRYTSISNRDYGPESLSGSQSYKDKAIDAKVRLLEESHWIPEVALGGRDIGGTGLFSSEYFVGNKRVGNFDLSLGLAWGYIGNRGDIDNPLGWLDDKFDERPATSNQGNFNGNTYFRGSPSFFGGVTYQTPWDPLSLKLEYEGNDYQHEPQNNNQIQDSPINLGLVFKANDTVDLHAAWERGNTAMFGITLHTNFATRKAPTKSFDPKPEPVPDVKPATAPTDVQWAGVAKRLQNNAGYTVSRITQRDSELIVYGEQGRYFHTPKAVGRASRILDNSVNDKIDWFTLVDTRYSLPVQEVSLPRDTFREVVQEDRPLEDLRRVTEQNVPVPHQEKTLFAQKPDPFTYGLGLGYKQNIGGPDGFLLYQFSADLTAEYRFQPDLWWSGTLSANLLNNYDKFKYDAPSGLPRVRTDLRQYMTTSDITMPTFQMNKVKQLDQDLYGMLYGGYLESMYAGVGGEALYRPMGERWAVGVDMNWVKQRDFNQGFGLRDYSTVTGNATLYYRSSFQDILGALSVGRYLARDIGVTLDLSREFSNGVRFGGWVTVTNATKEEYGEGSFGKGIYFSIPFDELMSSSTTRRASLAWSPLTRDGGAALARSYSLYSLTERRNIDLFHNNFYKVTE from the coding sequence ATGAAGTATCACTTGATCCCTTGCCTGTTGCTCGGTTGCTGCACATGGGCGGTGGCCGAGCCGCGCTATACACAGAGTGATTTCGGTGGTGTAGGTTTGTTGCAAACGCCGAGCGCGCGCATGGCACCTGCTGGTGAATTGTCGTTGACTGCCAGCCGTACCGATCCCTACAGTCGCTACAGCGTGTCTTTTCAGCCCTTCGATTGGCTGGAAGGGTCGTTCCGTTACACCTCGATCAGTAACCGCGATTATGGCCCGGAATCCCTGAGTGGTAGCCAAAGCTATAAGGACAAGGCGATTGACGCCAAAGTACGCTTGCTTGAGGAAAGTCACTGGATACCCGAAGTTGCACTAGGCGGACGTGACATTGGTGGTACCGGTCTTTTCTCCAGCGAATATTTTGTTGGCAACAAACGCGTTGGCAACTTCGACCTGAGCTTAGGCTTGGCTTGGGGCTATATCGGCAATCGTGGTGATATCGACAACCCATTGGGCTGGCTGGATGACAAGTTTGATGAACGCCCAGCTACCAGCAACCAAGGTAACTTTAACGGAAACACCTATTTCCGCGGCTCCCCTTCCTTCTTCGGCGGCGTGACCTACCAAACCCCTTGGGATCCGCTGTCGCTGAAACTCGAATACGAAGGCAACGACTACCAGCACGAGCCTCAGAACAACAATCAGATCCAGGATTCCCCAATTAACCTCGGTTTGGTATTCAAAGCTAACGATACGGTCGACCTGCACGCAGCCTGGGAACGCGGCAATACCGCGATGTTCGGCATCACACTGCACACCAACTTTGCCACCCGCAAAGCACCGACCAAAAGCTTCGACCCGAAGCCCGAACCGGTTCCGGATGTCAAACCAGCCACCGCGCCTACCGACGTTCAATGGGCCGGTGTCGCCAAGCGTTTGCAGAACAACGCAGGTTATACCGTTTCGCGCATCACCCAGCGCGATTCCGAGCTGATCGTCTACGGCGAACAAGGCCGCTATTTCCATACCCCGAAAGCCGTCGGCCGCGCCTCACGCATTCTCGACAACAGCGTCAACGACAAGATCGACTGGTTTACCCTGGTCGATACGCGCTACAGCTTGCCGGTCCAGGAAGTCAGCCTGCCGAGGGACACTTTCCGCGAAGTGGTGCAGGAAGACCGACCGCTGGAAGATCTGCGCCGGGTCACCGAACAGAACGTCCCTGTGCCGCATCAGGAAAAGACCCTGTTCGCGCAGAAGCCGGATCCGTTCACCTATGGCCTAGGCCTGGGCTACAAACAGAACATCGGCGGTCCCGATGGGTTCCTGCTGTATCAGTTCAGTGCCGACCTGACCGCCGAGTATCGCTTCCAGCCTGATTTGTGGTGGAGCGGTACCCTGAGCGCCAACCTGCTGAACAACTATGACAAGTTCAAGTACGACGCCCCCAGCGGCCTGCCGCGAGTGCGAACCGACCTGCGTCAGTACATGACGACCTCGGACATCACGATGCCGACCTTCCAGATGAACAAGGTCAAGCAGCTGGACCAGGACCTCTATGGCATGCTCTACGGTGGTTATCTAGAGTCGATGTACGCCGGCGTCGGCGGTGAGGCGTTGTACCGTCCGATGGGCGAGCGCTGGGCCGTAGGTGTGGACATGAACTGGGTCAAGCAGCGCGATTTCAATCAAGGCTTCGGCCTGCGTGACTATAGTACGGTCACCGGGAATGCCACGCTTTACTACCGCAGTTCGTTCCAGGACATCCTCGGCGCGCTCAGTGTCGGGCGCTACCTAGCTAGAGATATAGGGGTCACCCTGGACCTGTCCCGTGAGTTCAGCAATGGCGTACGGTTCGGTGGCTGGGTGACGGTCACCAACGCGACCAAGGAAGAATATGGCGAGGGTAGTTTCGGCAAGGGCATTTACTTCTCGATTCCGTTCGATGAATTGATGTCCAGCTCCACCACCCGCAGGGCCTCACTGGCTTGGTCACCGCTGACTCGAGACGGTGGCGCTGCCCTGGCTCGCAGCTACTCGCTGTACTCACTGACGGAGCGTCGCAACATCGACCTCTTCCACAACAACTTCTACAAGGTCACCGAATGA
- a CDS encoding YjbF family lipoprotein, producing MKFLRLATLSVASLLVSACNPLMTASLDTLKAAFEGPEPLELTRQQVDATPYYQITIAAPTGEAVMALVRQQDGVGFWMASTRQILMLEDGLAIRSVGFNDNLDGTRFDGESPFKIGLHRIADGLQTRRHVDFTDGYRMGVILTSRFEKKGLETVQILDRDVELLRVDEEIAMDGLDFTARNQYWVDPADGFIMASVQHLTPELPLRIVQVRPNKPVVQ from the coding sequence GTGAAATTTCTGCGACTGGCCACCCTATCGGTGGCCTCCTTGCTGGTGAGCGCCTGCAACCCGTTGATGACCGCCTCCCTGGACACGCTTAAGGCCGCTTTCGAAGGTCCTGAGCCCCTGGAACTTACCCGCCAACAGGTGGATGCGACGCCGTACTACCAGATCACCATTGCCGCCCCTACGGGTGAAGCCGTGATGGCGTTGGTACGTCAGCAAGACGGTGTAGGTTTCTGGATGGCCTCGACTCGCCAGATCCTGATGCTCGAGGATGGCCTGGCCATCCGCAGTGTCGGTTTCAACGACAACCTCGACGGCACTCGCTTTGATGGCGAATCCCCCTTCAAGATCGGTCTGCACCGCATAGCCGATGGCCTGCAAACCCGTCGCCATGTGGACTTCACCGACGGTTATCGGATGGGTGTGATCCTCACCAGCCGCTTTGAGAAGAAAGGCCTCGAAACCGTACAAATCCTCGACCGCGACGTGGAGCTATTGCGCGTGGACGAAGAGATCGCAATGGACGGCCTGGACTTTACCGCGCGGAACCAGTACTGGGTCGACCCTGCCGACGGCTTCATCATGGCCAGTGTGCAGCACCTGACCCCCGAATTGCCCCTACGCATTGTTCAAGTGCGCCCGAATAAGCCGGTAGTTCAATGA
- the pseI gene encoding pseudaminic acid synthase codes for MSTIPSINIAGRRIAADAPPYIIAELSANHNGRLETALKIIEEAKKAGADAIKLQTYTADTITLDCDSEEFQIHGGLWDGKTLYQLYQEAHMPWSWHPVLFEHARKLGITIFSSPFDNTAVDLLEDLNAPAYKIASFEAVDLPLIKYVASTGKPMIISTGMADADEIQEAINAAYEGGCKELAILHCVSGYPAPAEDYNLRTIPNMMQRFGLVTGLSDHTLDNTTAITSVVLGASIIEKHFTLDRNGGGPDDSFSLEPVELAALCQDSKTAWSALGKVDYGRKSSELANVKFRRSLYFVKNLEAGEIITHDAVRSVRPGHGLEPKYFEEIIGKRAATKILCNTATAFDLICD; via the coding sequence ATGTCAACTATCCCAAGCATCAACATTGCCGGTCGCCGTATTGCAGCGGATGCGCCTCCCTATATTATAGCCGAGCTCTCTGCCAACCATAATGGAAGGTTAGAGACTGCATTGAAGATTATTGAAGAAGCTAAAAAGGCAGGTGCTGACGCAATTAAGTTGCAGACTTACACTGCTGACACTATCACCCTCGATTGTGACTCCGAAGAGTTTCAAATTCACGGCGGGCTTTGGGATGGCAAAACTCTGTATCAGCTCTATCAGGAAGCACACATGCCTTGGTCTTGGCATCCAGTGTTATTTGAGCATGCACGCAAGCTAGGAATTACAATATTCAGCTCACCTTTCGATAATACGGCTGTCGACTTACTGGAAGACCTCAACGCTCCGGCCTACAAGATTGCATCTTTCGAAGCGGTCGATTTACCGCTGATCAAGTATGTAGCCAGCACAGGCAAACCGATGATTATCTCAACCGGAATGGCCGATGCTGATGAGATTCAAGAAGCCATCAATGCAGCATATGAAGGCGGTTGCAAAGAGTTAGCTATTCTTCATTGCGTAAGCGGCTATCCCGCACCTGCTGAAGACTACAACCTGCGTACCATCCCGAATATGATGCAACGCTTTGGCCTAGTAACCGGCCTATCTGACCACACCTTAGATAACACTACAGCGATCACCAGCGTAGTGCTCGGGGCCTCTATTATTGAGAAGCACTTTACACTTGACCGAAATGGCGGCGGCCCGGATGACAGCTTTTCATTGGAGCCAGTCGAATTAGCTGCTTTGTGTCAGGATAGTAAAACAGCATGGTCAGCTTTGGGCAAGGTGGATTACGGCCGAAAATCTAGCGAGCTTGCAAATGTTAAATTTCGCCGCTCATTATATTTTGTAAAAAATCTAGAGGCCGGAGAAATCATAACCCACGACGCAGTTCGCAGCGTTCGTCCCGGCCATGGACTAGAGCCTAAATACTTTGAGGAAATAATAGGGAAACGCGCCGCAACTAAAATCTTATGCAACACCGCCACAGCATTTGACCTGATATGCGACTAA
- a CDS encoding polysaccharide biosynthesis/export family protein — MNRALPLAMLVGLTLQGCIFSPGQHMDTGNLVREGSPESSRIELLPITPKLVAIEAAADRSNVVAPELLSYQPVEYRIGAGDLIFITVWDHPELTAPSGSQQQIEANGRLVRPDGSLFYPYVGTIEAAGKTIEELRSAIASRLAKVVAEPQVDVSILRFVSQKIILSGAFLKTGQVPITNTPLRLLDAIGQGSVVTESADISGLVLKRDGREYLIDLDALNRKNSNLHNLYLKDGDQLHLPYNDQKKVYVLGEVTASRAINFKGSNMNLTDALGTVGGLRQETSSGKEVYVIRGVENLADEPVKVFQIDLKSPSAFALAQHFKLQPQDVVYVGPADVTRWNRFISQVFPSANLLRTGVSIQEDLGSTN, encoded by the coding sequence ATGAATCGCGCGCTTCCCTTGGCCATGTTGGTTGGCCTGACCCTGCAAGGCTGCATATTTTCCCCTGGTCAGCACATGGACACAGGCAACTTGGTACGTGAAGGTTCACCAGAAAGCAGCCGGATCGAACTGTTGCCCATTACCCCCAAACTGGTAGCCATCGAAGCAGCGGCTGACCGATCGAACGTTGTTGCCCCTGAATTGCTGAGCTATCAGCCTGTGGAATACCGGATTGGTGCAGGTGACCTGATCTTCATCACAGTATGGGACCACCCGGAGCTGACCGCGCCCTCCGGCTCGCAGCAGCAGATTGAAGCGAACGGACGCTTGGTTCGTCCCGATGGTTCACTGTTCTACCCCTATGTAGGCACCATTGAAGCGGCTGGTAAAACCATCGAGGAACTGCGCTCGGCCATCGCTTCGCGTCTGGCAAAGGTTGTCGCCGAACCGCAGGTGGATGTCAGCATCCTGCGCTTTGTAAGCCAGAAGATCATCCTCTCCGGTGCATTCCTTAAAACCGGTCAGGTTCCAATCACCAATACTCCCCTAAGGCTATTGGATGCTATAGGACAAGGCTCAGTGGTGACAGAATCTGCTGACATCTCCGGTCTGGTTCTCAAGCGCGATGGTCGTGAATATCTGATCGATCTCGATGCGCTCAATCGCAAGAATTCTAACCTACACAATCTTTACCTGAAGGATGGTGACCAACTGCACCTTCCCTACAACGATCAGAAAAAGGTTTATGTGTTGGGTGAGGTTACTGCATCGCGAGCCATTAATTTCAAGGGCAGCAACATGAACCTCACTGATGCCCTGGGTACTGTAGGCGGTCTGCGCCAAGAAACCTCAAGCGGTAAAGAGGTATATGTGATTCGCGGAGTAGAGAATCTGGCAGATGAGCCCGTGAAAGTATTTCAAATCGATCTGAAGTCACCTTCAGCGTTCGCACTGGCTCAGCACTTCAAACTGCAGCCCCAAGATGTAGTTTATGTCGGTCCGGCCGATGTTACTCGTTGGAACCGTTTTATCAGTCAAGTTTTCCCCTCTGCAAATTTGCTGCGCACCGGTGTCAGCATTCAAGAAGACTTGGGTAGCACCAACTAA
- the pseF gene encoding pseudaminic acid cytidylyltransferase, giving the protein MNLAIIPARGGSKRIPRKNIKLFCGKPMIAWSIEAALQSGCFDQVIVSTDDEEIAEVARCYGATVPFMRPAELSDDHTGTIPVIRHGIEWFHAQGQSVEHTCCLYATAPFVSPEDIRRGFDTLAEVGCDYAFSVTSYAFPIQRAIRLNAEGRVEMFNTEHFNTRSQDLEEAYHDAGQFYWGRSDAWLQGRMIFNPGSTPVVLPRHRVQDIDTPEDWVRAEWLFKAMQAETQ; this is encoded by the coding sequence ATGAATCTCGCGATCATCCCTGCCCGCGGAGGCAGCAAGCGCATCCCGCGCAAGAACATCAAACTGTTCTGCGGCAAGCCGATGATCGCGTGGTCCATTGAGGCCGCATTGCAAAGCGGGTGCTTTGATCAGGTGATTGTTTCCACCGATGATGAAGAGATAGCCGAGGTGGCTCGTTGCTATGGGGCTACTGTGCCCTTCATGCGCCCCGCGGAACTGTCCGACGATCATACCGGTACCATTCCGGTCATTCGACACGGCATTGAATGGTTCCATGCCCAAGGTCAATCCGTTGAACACACTTGCTGCCTATATGCCACCGCGCCTTTCGTCAGTCCCGAAGATATCCGCCGTGGTTTTGACACCCTAGCGGAGGTGGGCTGCGATTACGCCTTTTCGGTCACCAGTTACGCCTTCCCGATCCAGAGAGCGATTCGTCTCAACGCCGAGGGACGTGTCGAAATGTTCAACACTGAGCATTTCAACACCCGCTCCCAAGATCTTGAGGAGGCCTATCACGATGCAGGACAGTTTTACTGGGGCCGAAGTGATGCCTGGCTGCAAGGCCGTATGATCTTTAATCCGGGCTCGACTCCTGTGGTACTACCGCGGCATCGCGTACAGGACATAGATACTCCGGAGGATTGGGTACGCGCCGAGTGGTTGTTCAAGGCCATGCAGGCGGAAACGCAGTGA
- a CDS encoding glycosyltransferase yields the protein MKTALVVDWLDKFAGAERVIASINKNNRIDERHALINIMSDDDIKKTFGSSTNIKSTWLNIFGKHFRYLLPLFPVFIRSIKITSDTKLVISSSHCIAKSVKTPKGALHICYFQARNAKYIWEEYKLYFSGWKRVFMPLIPLLRYIDKKSASNPDCIVANSHFVKNWISEVYGVEASVIYPPIDLARFSLGTHKKDYFITVGRIEPYKKFDMIVDAFNKNGLNLMIVGDGSDRKKLEITANKNITFTGFLQTSEINTLLGDARAFVYAGIEDFGIAPLEAQATGCPVICLGLGGTAETVIHQKTGIHFFEQTSESLNNAIDSFLIKEPMFDHSEIYLHSSNFSEEAFAANFKQMLDEQISKNNG from the coding sequence GTGAAAACTGCACTTGTTGTCGACTGGCTAGATAAATTTGCGGGAGCTGAGCGAGTTATTGCTTCCATCAACAAAAACAATCGAATTGATGAGCGTCACGCACTTATAAATATAATGTCCGATGACGACATAAAAAAAACTTTTGGCAGCAGTACAAACATCAAATCGACTTGGTTAAATATTTTCGGTAAGCATTTTAGATACCTTCTACCGTTATTTCCTGTTTTCATCCGAAGCATAAAAATAACTTCCGACACAAAACTCGTAATCAGTTCTTCTCACTGCATAGCGAAATCTGTAAAGACTCCCAAAGGAGCGCTTCACATTTGCTATTTTCAAGCAAGAAACGCTAAATACATTTGGGAAGAGTACAAATTATATTTTAGTGGGTGGAAGCGAGTATTTATGCCCCTCATCCCCTTGCTAAGGTACATAGACAAAAAATCTGCGTCCAACCCAGATTGTATTGTAGCTAACTCCCATTTCGTAAAAAACTGGATCTCAGAAGTATATGGAGTTGAAGCTAGCGTAATCTATCCACCTATTGATCTGGCTCGTTTCTCTCTGGGAACGCACAAAAAAGACTACTTCATAACAGTCGGCCGAATTGAACCCTACAAAAAATTTGATATGATTGTAGACGCCTTCAACAAAAACGGCCTCAACCTCATGATAGTTGGTGACGGAAGCGATAGAAAAAAACTAGAAATAACAGCTAATAAAAACATTACCTTCACTGGCTTTCTTCAAACTTCAGAAATTAATACCCTGCTTGGGGATGCCAGGGCATTTGTATATGCCGGCATAGAGGACTTTGGAATAGCCCCTCTAGAAGCACAAGCGACAGGATGCCCTGTAATCTGTCTTGGCCTAGGGGGCACCGCAGAAACGGTAATCCATCAAAAAACCGGCATTCATTTCTTCGAACAGACATCGGAAAGTTTAAATAACGCTATTGATTCGTTCCTAATAAAGGAGCCGATGTTTGATCACTCGGAAATTTATCTTCACTCGAGCAATTTCTCTGAAGAAGCATTTGCTGCTAATTTTAAACAAATGTTGGATGAGCAGATCAGCAAAAACAATGGCTAA
- a CDS encoding VanZ family protein, giving the protein MKQRILRVLPKLAFFVILLVLCFAGMRGEPVPQMFENQDKLHHWAGFFCLTVSAFLAFPRTRLGWLVVLPLVGSMLIELEQSLLPLRTASLGDMMANALGVLCGLVVILAWRGYQGMRLKKASSGMTSPDVS; this is encoded by the coding sequence ATGAAGCAGCGGATTCTGCGTGTCCTGCCCAAGCTGGCGTTTTTCGTGATCCTGCTGGTGCTGTGTTTCGCCGGTATGCGCGGCGAGCCAGTGCCACAAATGTTCGAAAATCAGGACAAGCTGCATCACTGGGCGGGGTTCTTTTGTCTGACGGTGAGCGCCTTTTTGGCGTTCCCCCGGACTCGGTTGGGCTGGTTGGTAGTTTTGCCGCTGGTGGGTTCAATGTTGATCGAGCTGGAGCAAAGTTTACTGCCGCTGCGTACTGCGTCCTTGGGCGACATGATGGCTAATGCGCTGGGGGTTTTGTGCGGGCTGGTGGTTATTCTGGCGTGGCGTGGATATCAGGGTATGAGGCTTAAGAAAGCTTCTTCTGGAATGACGTCGCCGGACGTTAGCTGA